Proteins encoded together in one Lysinibacter cavernae window:
- a CDS encoding UPF0182 family protein, whose protein sequence is MKRPQLTTADASRPETTRKRRSPLALTAVIVGVLIVAFLALSGVFADVLWFQQLGFFNVMATQWVASIGLFLVGFFAMAIPVYLAIELSYRKRPVYAKLNAQLDRYQEVIEPLRKLASFGIPIVFGIFAGLSSATRWETVLTWINRTPMGTTDPQFGLDVSFYIFELPFYRGVVAFASAVILICLIVSVATSYLYGGISLTGRDFRVSKSARIQVAVLAAIYLLLQGVSFWLDQFATLTGSSGLITGAGYTEVHATIPSKAIMAGIAVLVAILFIVTAVNGRWRLPIVGTALLIVSSLVIGNLYPWIVQRFQVQPSEKSLEEPYIQRNIDSTRDAYGLANVEVEPYDAITTAEPGALRNDAVTTANIRIIDPSVVSPTVRQLEQIKPYYQFSDRLDVDRYEIDGAVQDAVVGVREVNVANQEGWYNQTLVYTHGYGLVAAYGNQRSADGLPVFMESGIPTSGKLGEFQPRVYFGENSPSYSIVGGSGDKDIEMDYPAGEDGESQTRTTFDGDGGPKLDNFFKRLVYALKFQSEQIVLSEAVTDDSQILYDRDPLTRVQKAAPYLTLDSDPYSSVVDGKLVWIVDGYTTSANYPYSKIEGLSDLIADSDTSRRALAFDDINYIRNSVKATVDAYDGSVTLYQWDKEDPILQTWMKVFPDSIKPVSEMSADLLAHVRYPADLFKVQRAVLGEYHVTDAGAFYSQEDAWRTPNDPVSKSSEDVLQPPYYLTLSPGKDADPTYSIYSTYIPLATGSTTRNVLTGYLTADSNAGSEKGKVADSYGTLKLLTLPKGDTIPGPGQVQNNFTTDNQVSQVLNILSNGGQTTVINGNLLTLPVGGGLLYVQPVYVKSQAETSYPVLQKVLVAFGDKIAFEDTLDQALDKLFGGDSGASAGDTDVPGNGDTETPTETPTDTPTDGATPAPTTPSDSGSSGDSALDTALKDMQQAITDRDAARAKGDWTAFGEADARLTDALKRALEASK, encoded by the coding sequence ATGAAGAGGCCTCAGTTGACTACTGCCGACGCTAGCCGCCCCGAGACCACCCGTAAGCGACGTTCACCGCTTGCGCTTACCGCCGTCATAGTGGGTGTGCTCATCGTGGCGTTCCTTGCCCTATCCGGTGTGTTCGCCGACGTGCTGTGGTTCCAACAGCTTGGCTTCTTCAACGTGATGGCGACCCAGTGGGTAGCCTCAATTGGGCTCTTCCTCGTTGGCTTCTTCGCCATGGCGATCCCGGTGTACCTCGCCATTGAGCTGAGCTACCGCAAGCGCCCCGTCTACGCAAAGCTCAACGCCCAGCTTGACAGATACCAAGAGGTTATTGAGCCGCTTCGCAAGCTTGCCTCGTTTGGTATCCCAATCGTCTTTGGTATCTTCGCCGGCCTGTCCTCGGCAACGCGCTGGGAAACCGTGCTTACCTGGATCAACCGCACCCCGATGGGAACAACGGACCCCCAATTTGGCCTCGACGTTTCGTTTTACATTTTTGAGCTGCCGTTCTACCGGGGCGTTGTTGCCTTCGCATCGGCCGTTATCCTCATCTGCCTGATCGTTTCTGTTGCGACTTCATACCTGTACGGCGGCATCTCGCTCACGGGTCGAGACTTCCGCGTATCAAAGAGCGCGCGCATCCAGGTAGCTGTTCTTGCCGCTATCTACCTCCTGCTCCAGGGTGTGAGCTTCTGGCTCGACCAGTTCGCGACCCTGACCGGCAGCAGCGGACTCATCACCGGTGCCGGCTACACAGAAGTGCATGCAACGATTCCGAGCAAGGCCATCATGGCCGGCATCGCTGTGCTTGTCGCCATCCTCTTCATCGTGACGGCCGTCAACGGTCGCTGGCGCCTCCCCATCGTTGGAACGGCGCTCCTCATTGTGAGCAGCCTCGTCATCGGCAACCTCTACCCGTGGATCGTTCAGCGATTCCAGGTGCAGCCAAGCGAGAAGTCGCTTGAGGAACCGTACATCCAGCGCAACATCGACAGCACTCGCGATGCCTACGGCCTCGCAAACGTTGAGGTTGAGCCCTACGATGCCATCACCACGGCCGAGCCTGGCGCCCTGCGCAACGATGCCGTGACAACCGCAAACATCCGCATCATTGACCCATCAGTGGTTTCGCCAACGGTTCGTCAGCTTGAGCAGATCAAGCCCTACTACCAGTTCTCAGATCGCCTCGACGTTGACCGCTACGAAATCGACGGAGCCGTCCAGGACGCCGTCGTTGGTGTGCGTGAAGTCAACGTGGCAAACCAAGAGGGTTGGTACAACCAGACGCTCGTCTACACCCACGGCTACGGCCTTGTTGCCGCCTACGGTAACCAACGTTCGGCAGACGGCCTGCCGGTCTTCATGGAGTCGGGCATCCCGACCAGTGGAAAGCTTGGCGAATTCCAGCCCCGCGTGTACTTCGGTGAAAACTCACCGTCGTACTCCATCGTTGGCGGTTCGGGCGATAAAGACATCGAGATGGACTACCCAGCCGGCGAAGACGGCGAGAGCCAGACCCGTACCACCTTCGACGGTGACGGCGGGCCAAAGCTTGATAACTTCTTCAAGCGTCTTGTGTACGCACTGAAGTTCCAGTCAGAGCAGATTGTGCTCTCAGAGGCAGTGACCGACGACTCGCAGATTCTCTACGACCGCGACCCGCTCACCCGTGTACAGAAAGCTGCACCGTACCTCACGCTCGATTCCGACCCGTACTCGTCGGTTGTTGACGGAAAACTGGTCTGGATCGTTGACGGCTACACCACCTCGGCGAACTACCCCTACTCAAAGATCGAGGGACTGAGCGACCTCATCGCTGACAGCGACACGTCACGGCGTGCCCTTGCCTTCGACGACATCAACTACATCCGCAACTCGGTCAAGGCAACGGTTGATGCCTACGACGGTTCAGTAACCCTGTACCAGTGGGATAAAGAAGACCCGATCCTCCAGACCTGGATGAAGGTCTTCCCCGACAGCATCAAGCCTGTTTCCGAGATGAGTGCCGACCTGCTTGCGCACGTTCGTTACCCTGCCGACCTCTTCAAGGTGCAGCGCGCGGTGCTTGGTGAGTACCACGTGACCGACGCGGGCGCCTTCTACTCGCAAGAGGATGCCTGGCGCACGCCGAACGACCCAGTTTCGAAGAGCAGCGAAGACGTACTGCAGCCGCCGTACTACCTCACGCTGTCGCCAGGTAAGGATGCCGACCCGACGTACTCGATCTACTCGACGTATATCCCGCTGGCAACAGGAAGCACCACGCGTAACGTGCTCACCGGTTACTTGACCGCTGACTCGAATGCCGGCTCCGAAAAGGGCAAGGTTGCCGACAGCTACGGAACGTTGAAGCTCCTGACCCTGCCGAAGGGCGATACGATCCCCGGTCCTGGACAGGTGCAGAACAACTTCACAACCGACAACCAGGTCTCCCAGGTGCTTAACATCCTGAGCAACGGTGGCCAGACCACCGTGATCAACGGAAACCTGCTTACCCTGCCTGTTGGTGGCGGTCTGCTCTACGTGCAGCCCGTATACGTGAAGTCACAGGCCGAGACAAGCTACCCGGTGCTGCAGAAGGTACTTGTTGCCTTCGGCGACAAGATCGCGTTTGAGGACACCCTCGACCAGGCGCTCGACAAGCTGTTTGGCGGAGACTCCGGTGCGAGTGCCGGTGACACGGATGTTCCCGGAAACGGTGACACTGAAACACCGACCGAAACCCCGACGGACACCCCAACCGACGGTGCGACACCGGCACCAACGACCCCGTCCGACTCCGGCTCGTCAGGCGACAGCGCGCTCGACACCGCGCTGAAGGACATGCAGCAGGCCATCACTGACCGTGATGCAGCTCGCGCAAAGGGCGACTGGACCGCTTTTGGTGAAGCTGATGCCCGCCTCACGGACGCGCTCAAGCGTGCGCTTGAGGCAAGCAAATAA
- a CDS encoding TerC family protein: protein MNTALPLAFEIISMVVLVIILVVDLALVAKRPHIPSMREASLWVGFYVALALIFAGLMFWIGDAQHGAEFLAGWLTEYSLSIDNLFVFVIIMSRFAVPKKFQQEVLMIGIILALVLRGIFIIVGVQIIENFSAIFYIFGAFLVYTAWKQVMPENHEDEGKENFMVRGLRKRINLTDEFHGTKFRTVIDGKKYWTPMLIVFIAIGTTDLLFAIDSIPAIFGITQSAFIVFTANVFALMGLRQLYFLLGGLLDRLIYLKYGIAAILGFIGVKLVLHAMHVNELPFVNGGEPIEWAPEISTWTSLGVIIAAMAIATIASLIKVSRDSKKGGEHLHLGSE, encoded by the coding sequence GTGAACACTGCGTTACCCCTGGCGTTTGAAATCATCTCGATGGTGGTTCTCGTCATTATCTTGGTCGTTGACCTCGCCCTCGTGGCGAAGCGCCCGCACATCCCGTCGATGCGCGAGGCAAGCCTCTGGGTCGGCTTCTACGTGGCGCTCGCGCTCATCTTTGCCGGCCTCATGTTCTGGATCGGGGATGCCCAGCACGGCGCCGAGTTCCTCGCTGGCTGGCTCACGGAATACAGCCTGAGCATCGACAACCTTTTTGTGTTTGTCATCATCATGAGCCGCTTCGCCGTTCCGAAGAAGTTCCAGCAAGAAGTGCTCATGATCGGCATCATCCTTGCCCTCGTGCTGCGCGGAATCTTCATCATTGTTGGCGTGCAGATCATCGAAAACTTCAGCGCGATCTTCTACATCTTTGGCGCGTTCCTTGTGTACACCGCGTGGAAGCAGGTTATGCCTGAGAACCACGAAGACGAAGGCAAAGAGAACTTCATGGTTCGGGGCCTGCGCAAGCGCATCAACCTCACCGACGAATTCCACGGCACCAAGTTCCGCACGGTGATCGACGGCAAGAAGTACTGGACGCCGATGCTCATCGTGTTCATCGCGATTGGCACAACGGACTTGCTGTTCGCTATTGACTCGATTCCAGCCATCTTCGGAATCACGCAGAGCGCCTTCATCGTGTTCACTGCAAACGTCTTTGCCCTGATGGGCCTTCGCCAGCTGTACTTCCTACTTGGTGGACTGCTCGACCGCCTCATCTACCTCAAGTACGGCATCGCGGCCATCCTTGGCTTCATCGGTGTGAAGCTCGTGCTGCACGCCATGCACGTCAACGAACTGCCATTTGTCAACGGCGGAGAGCCCATCGAGTGGGCCCCCGAGATCAGCACTTGGACGTCTCTTGGCGTCATCATCGCGGCAATGGCCATTGCTACGATCGCGAGCCTCATCAAGGTGAGCCGCGACAGCAAAAAGGGCGGGGAGCACCTGCACCTCGGCAGCGAGTAG
- a CDS encoding endonuclease/exonuclease/phosphatase family protein, protein MSTTTDNPAAARVTSPPFPGVAVAAAMLLLLAGFQTLRAFLPSVIWYLGDSLSVPLLVLTALAVFASGLLVPLLRRFTSALTLFSLAGFVLIGARVVLQFSGSAPIDLVASSLGVASLMVILTTLVNGLPLQKADNGSDSRGRVSLVALSLGLALLADTAIRIGLGNYDLVWHRDPGSTVIVVVVALAALTLVTHNWTSVHKILPALNEAKVPGARSSLIAESAPTSAYGAASIGLTLMAVLTAAANQQAIGVAANPASAAIEGSAIEIPWLSGLVAVLGPAVGLGLGLWGTTRGRRPARWFSIVSGGVAILMSGALLAGFSLWGAALPVLGASLVCAIILALRPVPRTNSLHATWPRSVAVFLGFVGYLALSLAALYDVTEAVPVAGLVAGVCAIVAALRLGEVPVGLASGSGPNALRDEAGRFGLTGRVVVASITLVAVAVTCVGAIAYAPPSLPPARDHSSSTTTHTSSEPAQITVMTLNLHQGLDANTHVNLGGLVDLVRTQDPDILAVQEVNRGRANNGYNDVLAVLAAELDLPFLYGTNSPDGLYGNALLSRLPVTDWEYHHFDASSGERRGMLEATLSVAGTAEGPSTDLTVLVTHLDHVSGDDNVRGAQLDELNAIWDGRAPAILLGDFNTTPESPELAALGERGWTDALAQYGDPTATTFWGAPGGSEPESRLDYVFVTPGITVERVASVDSKASDHKPIVARVSVR, encoded by the coding sequence GTGTCAACCACCACTGACAACCCCGCAGCAGCGAGGGTCACTTCCCCGCCTTTTCCTGGCGTCGCCGTCGCTGCCGCAATGCTCCTCCTTCTTGCCGGGTTCCAGACACTGAGGGCATTTCTGCCCTCGGTCATTTGGTATCTCGGCGATTCGCTCTCCGTCCCGCTCTTGGTCCTCACTGCGCTTGCGGTCTTTGCGTCCGGCCTCCTTGTACCGCTCCTGCGGCGCTTCACCTCGGCGCTAACACTGTTTTCTCTCGCCGGGTTCGTTCTCATCGGGGCGCGGGTGGTGCTGCAATTCAGCGGGTCGGCACCAATCGATCTGGTGGCCAGCAGCCTCGGTGTCGCCTCGCTCATGGTCATACTCACGACGCTCGTGAACGGGTTACCGTTGCAGAAAGCCGATAATGGCAGCGATAGCCGCGGCCGCGTGTCGCTCGTTGCGCTGTCACTCGGACTCGCGCTTCTTGCCGATACTGCCATCCGTATCGGCCTCGGGAACTACGATCTTGTCTGGCATCGAGACCCAGGCTCGACGGTCATCGTGGTTGTGGTCGCGCTGGCAGCGCTGACCCTCGTGACTCATAACTGGACCAGTGTCCACAAGATCCTGCCAGCCCTCAACGAGGCCAAGGTACCGGGAGCGCGGTCAAGTCTGATCGCAGAGAGCGCGCCAACATCGGCCTACGGCGCGGCATCCATCGGACTCACCCTCATGGCCGTTCTGACGGCAGCGGCAAACCAACAGGCAATCGGGGTAGCCGCCAATCCGGCTTCCGCTGCAATCGAAGGCTCGGCAATCGAGATTCCATGGCTCAGCGGCCTCGTCGCGGTGCTCGGTCCCGCCGTCGGCCTCGGACTCGGGCTCTGGGGCACAACGCGAGGGCGGCGGCCAGCGCGATGGTTCTCCATCGTGTCGGGTGGCGTCGCGATTCTCATGTCCGGCGCTCTTCTTGCCGGGTTCAGCCTCTGGGGAGCGGCACTGCCCGTTCTTGGCGCCTCGCTCGTGTGTGCCATCATTCTCGCGTTGCGTCCTGTGCCCCGCACCAACTCGCTTCACGCCACCTGGCCACGAAGCGTCGCGGTTTTCCTTGGATTCGTCGGGTATCTTGCGCTGTCACTCGCCGCGCTCTACGACGTGACCGAGGCAGTTCCCGTCGCCGGCCTCGTCGCAGGAGTCTGCGCGATTGTTGCGGCGCTACGCCTCGGGGAGGTGCCCGTCGGGCTCGCCTCGGGGTCAGGGCCGAACGCCCTCCGAGATGAGGCTGGAAGGTTTGGACTCACCGGCCGCGTCGTGGTCGCATCGATAACGCTCGTCGCGGTTGCGGTCACGTGTGTCGGAGCCATTGCATACGCCCCGCCTTCGCTACCGCCCGCGAGAGACCATTCCTCGTCCACGACAACGCATACTTCTTCTGAGCCAGCCCAGATCACCGTCATGACGCTCAATCTCCACCAGGGGCTCGACGCTAACACCCATGTTAATCTCGGAGGCCTCGTCGACCTGGTGCGAACCCAAGATCCAGACATACTTGCCGTGCAGGAGGTCAATAGGGGCCGAGCAAATAACGGGTACAACGATGTGCTGGCCGTGTTGGCGGCAGAACTGGACCTACCATTTCTGTACGGCACCAACTCCCCCGATGGGCTCTACGGCAATGCACTGCTGTCACGCCTGCCGGTCACAGACTGGGAATATCACCACTTCGATGCCTCAAGCGGCGAACGCCGAGGGATGCTCGAAGCAACGCTCTCCGTCGCTGGGACCGCCGAGGGGCCGTCAACCGACCTCACGGTCTTGGTAACCCACCTCGACCATGTCTCTGGCGACGATAACGTCAGAGGGGCGCAGCTCGACGAACTCAACGCGATCTGGGACGGTCGCGCTCCCGCCATCTTGTTGGGCGATTTTAATACCACTCCCGAGTCCCCTGAACTCGCTGCCCTCGGCGAACGCGGCTGGACAGACGCCCTTGCCCAATATGGCGACCCAACCGCGACTACCTTCTGGGGAGCTCCCGGCGGCTCCGAGCCAGAATCCCGCTTAGATTATGTCTTCGTCACACCAGGAATCACGGTAGAACGGGTGGCCTCGGTAGACAGCAAGGCGAGCGACCACAAACCGATCGTGGCGCGCGTCTCGGTGCGGTAG